The Thermosipho affectus region ATCCTAACATCTCTTGCAATGCCTGGATTTTTGTGGGGAGGATTGATTTGGTTTTCACTTATACTCTTTTTCAAAGGACTTGAAAGCAGAAAGATGGCTTTCTTATATTCTTTCCTTTTCCATTTCATACTTTACTTCATATCTTTATATTGGGTAATCCCCGTACTTACCAAAAATCTTCCAGAATTTTTTGGTAGGTTTTCTTCATTTACGGGTTTTTTAGTATTTATCTTACTCTGTACAATTGAAGCTTTTCCATTTCTAATATTTGGAATCTTCTATGGATATTTTATCGACAGAATTAAAGGAATTGTTCCAAAAGCTATATTTGTTTCTTCAGTATACTCTATAATGGAATTTTTAAGGGGAATTGGTGACTTGGGATTTACAGGAATAAGGCTTTCCGATGCACTATTTAAAGATATTGGAATAATCCAAATCACATCCGTTGTAGGAACAATAGGTCTTACCTTTCTAATTGTACTCGTTAATTTTTTTCTATATTACAAAAAATTTTCACCTTCTAAGATAATTATAACCTTATCCATTATATACTTTATAAACTGGTTGATTTTCACATCTCTTCCCGAAAATAAAGCTAATATCCCATTAGTTGCATTACAAACTAACGTGGAACAAAAGGTAAAATATCTAAAAAACGAAAGAGAAATTTTAAAAGAAATAACAAAATTTAAAACTCCAAATTATTTACATATCTTTCCAGAAGCAGTATTTCCAGAAAAAGACATTAGAAATACCTATATTGAAAGCAAATTAAAAAATATCAGTATGGAAAAACCTATAATCTTAGGATTTCCAACAATGGAAAACACTCCCAAAAATAGTGCTGTGGTTTATTACAAAGGAAAAATTGTTGGAAAATACGATAAAATTAAGCTTTTTCCATTCGTAGAGTTTTTACCATACGAAAAAATATTCAAAAAATTCCAATTTTTAAGAGGAATATCTTACTTTTCAAAGGGAGATAGATATACAACCTTCAAAATAGAAAATTATCCAGAATTTGGAATTCAAATCTGCTTTGAAAGTTATTTTCCAGAAATATCAAGAAAATTATCAAAAAATGGCGCACAATTTTTAATTGTTATCACAAACGACGGGTGGTATAAATTTACCACCGCACATATACAACATTTCTCAAAATCCGTATTTAGGGCTATAGAAAATAGAAGATACGTTATCCAGGTGTCAAACACTGGTATAACTGGAAGCATCGATAAATACGGAAGAATAACTAAGGTATTTCCTACCATGACTGAAAAAGTAGGAATCTTTAACGTAAAAAAAAGTAATACAACAACTATTTATCAAAAATTCGGCGATTGGTGTGTTATCATGTTTTTAATAAATTCAATAGTAATTCCAATCGCATACAAAAAAAGAAAAACTAGTATAAAAGGAGGAAAAATATGAAAAGGTTACATCCAAAGGTGTTTAAAATTCCAATAGATAAAATTCGTATGGGATACTATTCTGATAAGTATTTTACAAGGTATGTTGAAATTTTAAAAAAAGATAACCATCATCCAACTGTATATTACCAATTCTTTCCAAGGCAAAATGCGACTATTTGTGGAATTGACGAAGCACTTGCAATACTTAAATTCTGCACAGGCTATTATAAAGATGAAGAAAAAGCAAGAAAAATATTCTCAGAAATGCTCCAATTGGACAAACAAATGCAAAATCTAACAATTGAAGGAAATGTAAAAGAAATAATAAAGCTTACAGAAAAGAAATGGAATTTGAGGCTTAAATTAAATGAACTGTGGATAGATAAATGGGATGAAATAGAAGTGAAAGCTGTATATGACGGAGATGATGTAAAAGAAGGAATGCCTATCTTAACCATAGAAGGTGATCCTACCTACTTTGGTTATCTTGAAACTATATTATTAGGGGTAATTGCAAGGGCTTCAAGTACAACAACTGCCGTAAAAAAAGTTGTCAAAGCAGCAAATGGAAAACCCATACTCTTTTTTAGTGCAAGGTTTGATCATTATTGGGTTCAAGCAACAGATGGATATGCTGCGCTAAAAGCAGGTGCTTTTGGAGTCTCAACCGATGCAAACGCCGATTATTGGGGAATCGAATCCATGGGAACAATACCCCACGCCCTCATTGCTGCATATAACGGTAAAACAGACATTGCATCTATTGCATTTGACAAATACATGCCCGAACACGTAAACAGAATTTTTCTAGTTGATTGGGATAATGATGTTATTAATACTACCTTTGAAGTGGTAAAAAGCTTCTATGAATACGTAACAGGCAAAGAATTTATTTTGGGAAAAACAGACCCTGCACCGATTATAGGGGAAGGAAAAAATAAAATCTGGGGTGTAAGATTTGACACTTCTGGTAATTTAAGGGACAAATCTGTTGTTCCAAAAGATGAAAATTCATTTGGGGTTTGTCCTGAACTTGTTTGGAGGGCAAGAAAAGAATTTGACAAAGTTGGTCTTAACAATTTAAAAATCGTAGTTTCAGGTGGATTTGACGAAAATAAAATAGAGTTGTTTGAAAAATTAGACGTTCCAGCCGATGTCTACGGTGTAGGTTCAAAGCTTTTGAAGAAAAAAATAGATATAACGGCAGATATAGTAGAGGTAAACGGAAAACCATGCGCAAAAGTTGGTAGGTATAAAATGGATAATTCTCATTTACAAACAGTATCCAAAAAATTTTGGGAAAACGAACATTAATTCAAATAACATAAAATAATTTCAATAATTGGTATTGAATAATATTATTTGAATTTTTACACCTAAAAAATTGGTGTTACAATAAACTCGGAGATGAGATTATGTGGAAAAAAATAATTGAGATAGATAGTGAAATTAACGCAAAACTAGTTGAAGGATGGTTAAAAAGTAACGGTATTCCCTGTATAATCAAAGCAGAAGCAGAACCATTTCCAAAAGCTTTATTCGGCTCATCGGCATTTTTCGCAATCTTTGTACCA contains the following coding sequences:
- a CDS encoding nicotinate phosphoribosyltransferase → MKRLHPKVFKIPIDKIRMGYYSDKYFTRYVEILKKDNHHPTVYYQFFPRQNATICGIDEALAILKFCTGYYKDEEKARKIFSEMLQLDKQMQNLTIEGNVKEIIKLTEKKWNLRLKLNELWIDKWDEIEVKAVYDGDDVKEGMPILTIEGDPTYFGYLETILLGVIARASSTTTAVKKVVKAANGKPILFFSARFDHYWVQATDGYAALKAGAFGVSTDANADYWGIESMGTIPHALIAAYNGKTDIASIAFDKYMPEHVNRIFLVDWDNDVINTTFEVVKSFYEYVTGKEFILGKTDPAPIIGEGKNKIWGVRFDTSGNLRDKSVVPKDENSFGVCPELVWRARKEFDKVGLNNLKIVVSGGFDENKIELFEKLDVPADVYGVGSKLLKKKIDITADIVEVNGKPCAKVGRYKMDNSHLQTVSKKFWENEH
- the lnt gene encoding apolipoprotein N-acyltransferase translates to MIYILISSILTSLAMPGFLWGGLIWFSLILFFKGLESRKMAFLYSFLFHFILYFISLYWVIPVLTKNLPEFFGRFSSFTGFLVFILLCTIEAFPFLIFGIFYGYFIDRIKGIVPKAIFVSSVYSIMEFLRGIGDLGFTGIRLSDALFKDIGIIQITSVVGTIGLTFLIVLVNFFLYYKKFSPSKIIITLSIIYFINWLIFTSLPENKANIPLVALQTNVEQKVKYLKNEREILKEITKFKTPNYLHIFPEAVFPEKDIRNTYIESKLKNISMEKPIILGFPTMENTPKNSAVVYYKGKIVGKYDKIKLFPFVEFLPYEKIFKKFQFLRGISYFSKGDRYTTFKIENYPEFGIQICFESYFPEISRKLSKNGAQFLIVITNDGWYKFTTAHIQHFSKSVFRAIENRRYVIQVSNTGITGSIDKYGRITKVFPTMTEKVGIFNVKKSNTTTIYQKFGDWCVIMFLINSIVIPIAYKKRKTSIKGGKI